From Actinomycetota bacterium, one genomic window encodes:
- a CDS encoding 2-phosphosulfolactate phosphatase, with amino-acid sequence MIIKNKKITVNVALANSFDKELYDPIIAGSVCAVIDTLRATSTMTAIFGSGCRRIILSKNKSEAYVLKKIFNKYLLCGEENGLPPERFDYGNSPYEFSKLSLSGEKTIMMTTNGTVSFFRLLRADSIFALSLLNLSTVLRHMSLIAEKESKDIFILCSGKKGHIAYDDVYNAGMAVKYLISSNPDNYILSDSARIVLEIVRNNTDIAGALGNSCSGRAVKDIGQDIDIDFCSEIDRYSNVQILRVIDLLVNPDKETEEKYSDILKEKNRLKDNCFEKLLVMEEYRESK; translated from the coding sequence GTGATTATTAAAAATAAAAAAATAACGGTAAATGTGGCTCTTGCAAACAGTTTTGACAAAGAATTGTATGATCCGATTATTGCCGGTTCGGTATGTGCAGTCATTGACACATTAAGAGCAACATCTACAATGACTGCTATTTTTGGTTCGGGCTGCAGGAGAATAATACTATCAAAAAACAAAAGCGAAGCTTATGTTTTAAAAAAGATATTTAACAAGTATCTTTTATGCGGCGAGGAAAACGGTCTTCCTCCTGAAAGATTTGATTATGGAAACTCACCTTATGAGTTCTCGAAACTCAGTCTTTCAGGGGAAAAGACAATAATGATGACTACAAACGGTACAGTTTCATTTTTCAGATTACTCAGGGCAGATAGCATTTTTGCTCTTTCTCTTCTGAATCTCAGCACTGTTCTCAGACACATGTCGCTGATTGCAGAAAAAGAGAGTAAGGATATTTTTATTTTGTGTTCGGGAAAGAAGGGACATATAGCATATGATGATGTATATAATGCCGGAATGGCAGTAAAGTACCTTATTAGTTCTAATCCGGACAATTATATATTGTCAGATTCTGCACGGATTGTCCTGGAAATTGTAAGAAATAATACCGATATTGCGGGAGCGCTTGGGAATTCCTGCAGCGGCCGGGCTGTAAAGGATATAGGGCAGGATATTGATATAGATTTTTGTTCAGAAATTGACAGATACTCCAATGTTCAGATATTGCGCGTAATTGATCTGCTTGTAAATCCTGATAAAGAAACTGAAGAAAAATATAGCGATATTCTGAAAGAAAAAAACAGGCTAAAAGACAATTGTTTTGAAAAATTACTGGTAATGGAAGAATACCGGGAGAGTAAATAA
- a CDS encoding LacI family transcriptional regulator produces MKKVTLKDIAQKTGYTANTVSRALKGKKDISEKTRNHINNIANKMGYIPNNIAGSLRSGKTRTIATIVPDISDPLIAIWLNDVETRLRINKYNTFIINTEEKYENEEEAVILALSKNVDGIILCPTQKKNDDIKMLARLGMPFILLGRRFYDIDTDFVISDDIKGAFLAINHLLNKGYRDILFINGPTYISSARERLEGYKKAFRSGGLAYKEELVMECGVTAGNCTLIMKEIIDKKLNFDSVFAFSDLMAWEIISTLQNINMSRYGNLPVIGYDNIQSRFFYPFPLTTVSYPKRQMAYQAVDILLSKIRGETQNDYEQHIVDTRLVIR; encoded by the coding sequence ATGAAAAAGGTAACTTTAAAAGACATAGCCCAAAAAACCGGTTATACTGCAAATACTGTTTCCAGAGCCCTGAAGGGCAAAAAGGATATCTCTGAAAAAACCCGAAACCATATCAATAATATTGCAAATAAAATGGGCTATATTCCCAACAATATTGCAGGATCATTAAGATCAGGAAAAACAAGGACAATTGCAACTATAGTTCCGGATATTTCCGATCCTTTGATAGCGATATGGTTAAATGATGTGGAAACAAGACTCAGAATCAATAAATATAACACTTTCATTATAAATACTGAGGAAAAATATGAAAATGAGGAAGAAGCAGTAATACTTGCGCTCAGTAAAAATGTCGATGGCATAATACTGTGTCCAACCCAGAAAAAAAATGATGACATAAAAATGCTTGCAAGGCTGGGCATGCCTTTTATTCTGCTTGGCAGAAGATTTTATGACATTGATACAGATTTTGTAATCTCGGATGATATAAAAGGCGCTTTTCTTGCAATAAACCATCTTTTAAACAAAGGATACAGGGATATTTTATTTATTAATGGCCCTACATACATATCTTCTGCCCGGGAACGCCTTGAAGGTTATAAAAAAGCTTTCAGGTCAGGAGGTCTTGCATATAAAGAAGAACTGGTCATGGAATGCGGAGTAACTGCCGGTAACTGTACTTTGATAATGAAAGAAATTATTGATAAAAAATTAAATTTTGATTCAGTTTTCGCTTTCAGCGATCTGATGGCCTGGGAAATAATAAGTACATTGCAAAATATAAATATGTCCAGGTATGGGAATCTACCCGTAATCGGATATGATAATATACAGTCAAGATTTTTTTATCCATTTCCCCTGACTACGGTAAGTTATCCAAAAAGACAGATGGCATATCAGGCTGTTGACATTCTTTTGAGTAAAATAAGAGGCGAAACTCAAAACGATTATGAGCAGCATATTGTAGATACAAGGCTGGTAATCAGGTAA